In one bacterium genomic region, the following are encoded:
- a CDS encoding proline--tRNA ligase: MRMSRMFIPTLREDPAEAELVSHKYLLRGGYIRKLTAGVYIYLPLMQRVLAKISNIVREEMDRSGALEITMPVLCPAEIWQQTGRWDAMGPELMRAEDRHKRPMVLGPTHEEVVTSLVCGEVRSYRQVPLNLYQIQVKFRDEIRPRFGLMRGREFIMKDAYSFDVDQAGLDVAYQKMVDAYVAIFKRCGLETVMVESDTGAMGGKFAHEFMVVVDTDGGEAIILTCPSCGYGANIERAESRSLTPPPAKEAQRSRLLVDTPGARTIEEVTAFLKLPPQKLVKTLLYRAGDKTVAALIRGDREINEVKLANAVGATGIEMLDAESVMALTKAPVGFAGPIGLSKDVLIVADEEVHDLTNFVVGANQADKHYVDVNLADFRIDKTALIRSAQAGEGCPRCAEGRLVKRRGIEVGNTFKLGTKYSAALGATFTDADGNEKPFIMGSYGIGVTRTAQAAIERFHDDKGIIWPMPIAPFHVHIVCAKSDDPALVKAADDLYNDLATAGIEVLYDDRSERAGVKFADADLIGVPLRITVGAKGLAKGAWELKRRDAQAAEDVPFADVVDRVKREIGS; this comes from the coding sequence ATGCGCATGTCGCGAATGTTCATCCCCACGCTGCGGGAGGACCCCGCCGAGGCGGAACTGGTCAGTCATAAGTACCTGCTGCGCGGCGGTTACATCCGCAAGCTGACCGCCGGGGTCTACATTTACCTGCCCCTGATGCAGCGGGTGCTGGCCAAGATTTCAAACATCGTCCGCGAGGAGATGGACCGTTCCGGCGCTCTCGAGATCACCATGCCGGTGCTCTGTCCGGCTGAGATCTGGCAGCAGACTGGACGCTGGGATGCGATGGGGCCGGAATTGATGCGCGCCGAGGATCGTCACAAGCGGCCGATGGTGCTGGGCCCCACGCATGAGGAAGTGGTCACATCGCTGGTCTGCGGCGAGGTGCGCTCCTACCGCCAGGTGCCGCTCAACCTCTATCAGATTCAGGTGAAGTTCCGCGATGAGATCCGTCCCCGCTTCGGCCTGATGCGCGGGCGTGAGTTCATCATGAAGGACGCCTACTCCTTCGACGTCGATCAGGCGGGGCTGGACGTTGCCTATCAGAAGATGGTTGATGCCTATGTTGCCATCTTCAAGCGCTGCGGGTTGGAGACGGTGATGGTCGAATCCGACACCGGCGCGATGGGCGGCAAGTTCGCGCATGAGTTCATGGTGGTGGTCGACACCGACGGGGGCGAGGCGATCATCCTCACCTGTCCGTCCTGCGGCTACGGCGCCAACATTGAACGGGCCGAGTCGAGGTCGCTGACCCCGCCGCCGGCCAAAGAGGCGCAGCGCTCGCGGCTGTTGGTCGACACCCCGGGCGCCCGGACGATTGAGGAAGTCACCGCCTTCCTGAAACTGCCGCCGCAGAAGCTGGTCAAGACGCTTCTGTACCGGGCCGGCGACAAGACCGTGGCGGCGTTGATCCGCGGCGATCGCGAGATCAACGAGGTGAAACTGGCCAACGCCGTCGGCGCGACCGGTATTGAGATGCTCGATGCCGAGTCGGTCATGGCGCTGACCAAGGCGCCGGTCGGCTTCGCGGGGCCCATCGGGCTGTCGAAGGATGTGCTGATCGTGGCCGATGAGGAAGTCCACGACCTGACCAACTTTGTGGTCGGCGCCAATCAGGCCGACAAGCACTATGTTGACGTCAACCTCGCCGATTTCCGCATCGACAAGACGGCGCTGATCCGCTCGGCGCAGGCAGGGGAGGGGTGCCCGCGCTGTGCCGAGGGGCGTCTGGTCAAACGGCGCGGCATCGAAGTGGGCAACACCTTTAAACTCGGGACCAAGTATTCGGCGGCACTGGGCGCGACCTTCACCGACGCCGATGGCAACGAGAAGCCGTTTATCATGGGTTCTTACGGCATCGGTGTCACACGCACCGCGCAGGCGGCGATCGAGCGATTCCATGATGACAAGGGCATCATCTGGCCGATGCCGATTGCGCCTTTCCATGTGCACATCGTCTGCGCTAAGTCCGACGATCCGGCGCTGGTGAAAGCTGCCGATGACCTCTACAACGACCTGGCCACTGCCGGGATCGAGGTTCTTTACGATGACCGCAGCGAACGCGCCGGGGTCAAATTCGCCGATGCCGACCTGATTGGTGTGCCGTTGCGGATTACTGTCGGCGCCAAGGGCCTGGCCAAGGGCGCCTGGGAATTGAAGCGCCGCGACGCGCAGGCCGCCGAGGATGTGCCGTTTGCGGACGTGGTCGACCGGGTCAAACGCGAGATCGGGTCGTAG
- a CDS encoding DUF4384 domain-containing protein, with product MKTTKLTLAAVTAALGLATAAYADVQVGAELRISPRPRNDLEVYVWPDRGMDAVYYPGEEIRVQVELTRDAFLVLYNIDTRGRLHVLFPAAPWEDNFVAAGDVITFPRPWDDVDWVVEGPAGTEYIQAIASEIPISLPEWPIYEKHVSMPLHLTPHPDLRDFRAGADRYAYIDVVNRELCGRYYDWCATDLATFHIRPRPNVYHINAWDPWPDVFYGQIYIGWPIGARIDIDGSFIGIAPCYVPRHYFGRRIITCYDGPRLIRRHVVHCYPKRDYYVHRRDKGIFNSVYKRGRGDFEDHFRVEKGGQGRQKYRVYDRDDIRLDRGQKDRYRPDWDDRARIRDSKARQDPRIWRDYDAGNAAHKLKAGDKSAGKSKAKAQRIEASVADGKKASAQGKRSGEPGEGKSKFSLGKFLSGVGKAVISGDGGDDGAVTSGGKGKSKSRDGVKSGERGLRTKDRK from the coding sequence ATGAAGACGACGAAACTGACATTGGCGGCCGTGACGGCGGCGCTGGGGCTGGCGACGGCGGCGTATGCCGACGTGCAAGTCGGCGCCGAACTGCGCATCAGCCCGCGCCCGCGCAACGACCTCGAAGTCTATGTGTGGCCCGACCGCGGCATGGACGCCGTCTACTATCCGGGCGAAGAGATCCGTGTCCAGGTTGAGTTGACCCGCGACGCCTTCCTGGTGCTCTACAACATCGACACCCGCGGGCGTCTGCACGTGCTCTTCCCGGCGGCGCCGTGGGAGGACAACTTCGTGGCGGCGGGGGACGTGATCACGTTCCCGCGTCCCTGGGATGATGTCGACTGGGTGGTCGAGGGGCCCGCGGGCACCGAATACATCCAGGCGATCGCCTCGGAGATTCCGATCAGTCTGCCGGAGTGGCCGATCTATGAGAAGCATGTCAGCATGCCGCTGCATCTGACCCCGCATCCGGATCTGCGTGACTTTCGCGCCGGCGCCGACCGGTACGCCTACATCGATGTGGTCAACCGGGAACTCTGCGGCCGCTACTACGACTGGTGCGCCACCGACCTGGCCACCTTCCATATCCGGCCGCGGCCGAATGTGTACCACATCAACGCCTGGGACCCGTGGCCGGATGTCTTCTACGGTCAGATTTACATTGGCTGGCCGATCGGCGCGCGCATCGACATCGATGGCAGCTTCATTGGCATCGCGCCCTGCTACGTCCCGCGCCACTACTTCGGACGTCGCATCATTACCTGCTACGATGGCCCGCGGCTGATCCGCCGCCATGTGGTCCACTGCTATCCCAAGCGCGACTACTATGTGCACCGTCGCGACAAGGGCATTTTCAATTCGGTCTACAAGCGGGGCCGCGGCGACTTCGAGGATCACTTCCGCGTGGAAAAAGGCGGGCAGGGACGGCAGAAGTACCGCGTCTATGACCGCGATGACATCCGTCTCGACCGCGGGCAAAAGGACCGTTACCGTCCCGACTGGGATGACCGCGCCCGCATCAGGGACAGCAAGGCCAGGCAGGACCCGCGGATCTGGCGCGATTACGATGCCGGAAACGCCGCGCACAAGCTGAAGGCCGGCGACAAGAGCGCCGGCAAGTCGAAGGCAAAGGCCCAGCGGATCGAGGCATCGGTGGCCGACGGCAAGAAGGCATCCGCGCAGGGTAAGCGCTCCGGCGAGCCGGGCGAGGGGAAGTCGAAGTTCTCGCTGGGCAAGTTTCTCAGCGGCGTGGGCAAGGCGGTGATCAGCGGGGACGGCGGTGATGACGGCGCGGTCACAAGCGGAGGCAAAGGGAAGTCCAAATCCCGCGACGGGGTCAAAAGCGGAGAACGCGGCCTGCGCACCAAGGATCGCAAGTAA